One genomic window of Paenisporosarcina antarctica includes the following:
- a CDS encoding prepilin-type N-terminal cleavage/methylation domain-containing protein produces MRKFIQQKLKDQKGLTLIELLAVIVILAIIAAIAVPAISGIIQNSRVGAIKADAINIINAASLYNSDSPEIAQPSVTLAELKANGFIDDAGSFEDQTVEVFLEDLSITGKGILNAKIQVDFVRATKAEISEYANGRRTILTVTAGTDPVTPLRSIIASIAN; encoded by the coding sequence ATGAGAAAATTCATTCAACAAAAGTTAAAAGATCAAAAAGGTTTAACATTAATCGAGCTTTTAGCAGTAATCGTAATCTTAGCGATTATCGCGGCAATTGCTGTTCCAGCAATAAGCGGCATAATCCAAAATTCACGTGTAGGAGCAATAAAAGCGGATGCAATTAATATAATAAATGCCGCTAGTTTATATAATTCTGACTCACCCGAAATAGCTCAGCCTAGTGTTACACTTGCAGAGTTGAAAGCTAATGGTTTTATTGATGATGCAGGGTCATTTGAAGATCAAACTGTTGAAGTTTTTTTGGAGGATCTTTCAATAACTGGTAAAGGCATTTTAAACGCTAAGATTCAAGTCGATTTCGTTCGAGCTACTAAAGCTGAAATCTCAGAATATGCAAATGGTAGAAGAACTATTCTTACAGTTACTGCGGGTACTGATCCAGTAACTCCATTGCGATCTATTATTGCTAGTATTGCTAACTAA
- the pilM gene encoding type IV pilus biogenesis protein PilM, giving the protein MKFTPSFLNKRTRVATVTIEEDAIRMVEVKSTSPLHVVCAEERSLPSGIITDGKIVDADALVSILGEVVDEWKLSRKAVRFLAPDEYVIIRKLTYPPDVRPDELKGHFFIEIGSTLYLPFEDPVFDVVPYTASTETKEAILIASKESILNTYEDVFEDVKMKPIVADIGPLALYRLAFSQHDFSGEEHILLLDVKNDKYIVSIFHQHFPLFMRPVEVAEPEDSNYFSGSQTTKMDSLVAEIEKLINFYRYNMNQGNEGITHVLLNGELDGWEDLLQTLELRFEVKTSTVIRETIYLEDGKAIPVRFNRALGLALKEV; this is encoded by the coding sequence ATGAAATTCACACCCTCGTTCTTAAACAAACGCACACGCGTGGCGACGGTTACAATTGAAGAAGATGCGATCCGAATGGTAGAAGTGAAGTCAACGTCTCCTTTGCATGTTGTTTGTGCAGAGGAGCGTTCTTTGCCTTCTGGCATTATCACGGATGGCAAAATTGTGGACGCAGATGCGCTGGTGTCGATTTTAGGCGAGGTCGTGGATGAGTGGAAACTTTCCCGCAAAGCTGTTCGCTTTTTAGCACCTGACGAATATGTGATTATCCGCAAACTAACTTATCCTCCTGATGTTCGACCAGATGAGTTGAAAGGTCATTTCTTTATTGAAATTGGTTCGACACTTTATTTACCGTTCGAAGACCCCGTTTTTGATGTCGTACCTTATACGGCATCTACCGAAACAAAAGAAGCTATTTTAATCGCTTCGAAAGAAAGCATTTTGAATACATATGAAGACGTCTTTGAAGACGTGAAAATGAAACCGATTGTTGCTGATATTGGACCACTTGCCTTGTATAGATTAGCTTTTTCGCAACATGATTTTTCAGGTGAGGAACATATTTTATTATTAGATGTCAAAAACGATAAGTATATCGTTTCAATTTTCCATCAACATTTCCCGTTATTTATGCGTCCCGTAGAAGTGGCTGAACCTGAAGATTCGAATTATTTTAGTGGTTCACAAACGACTAAAATGGATTCGCTCGTGGCTGAAATTGAAAAGCTCATTAATTTCTATCGCTACAATATGAATCAAGGAAATGAAGGCATTACCCATGTGTTACTTAACGGTGAGTTGGATGGATGGGAAGATTTATTACAGACACTCGAATTGCGCTTTGAAGTGAAAACGTCAACAGTAATTCGTGAAACGATTTATTTAGAAGATGGAAAAGCCATTCCTGTTCGTTTTAATCGAGCGCTCGGACTAGCTCTGAAAGAGGTGTGA
- a CDS encoding LysM peptidoglycan-binding domain-containing protein has protein sequence MSNLTRKQKEIGLIVLSSLFCLIMIAYAYFTFYVPKKESLSVAETTLTTDRQTLFALEQQLADQPEIPIVSSLELQKKVPIDPLTELIILQIEKAEVVSKSLVQSIGFSEGPFVIEAPPEGVETLQQLLVNLSIETSSYATLEAFIDEIEKLDRILIVDNISFSSPGEVTTEVLEPAKLQLSLSFTAFYRPDLLELLDEGPKVDTPAPADKSNPLPSNEIIEDGEVVAIEPASTITETVEASIEASSVTQAPTTKPVTKIATAQSTKVVAKVQPKQKYKTYTVKPGDTLFSISMQHYGTRLGEEKIKVANDLPSNKVMVNETLIIPY, from the coding sequence ATGAGTAATTTAACGAGAAAACAAAAAGAAATTGGTCTTATTGTATTATCAAGTTTATTTTGTTTAATTATGATTGCCTATGCGTATTTCACTTTCTATGTTCCTAAGAAAGAAAGTCTATCAGTTGCTGAAACAACACTCACAACAGATAGACAAACTTTATTTGCATTAGAACAGCAGTTGGCTGATCAACCAGAAATACCGATTGTCAGTTCACTCGAGTTGCAAAAGAAAGTTCCGATTGATCCGTTGACGGAATTAATCATATTGCAAATTGAAAAAGCAGAAGTCGTGTCGAAGTCTCTAGTTCAATCAATCGGTTTTTCAGAAGGACCTTTTGTAATTGAAGCACCTCCAGAAGGGGTCGAAACACTTCAACAGCTTCTCGTCAATTTATCTATTGAAACATCATCGTATGCTACTTTAGAAGCTTTCATTGATGAGATTGAGAAATTGGATCGCATATTAATTGTGGATAATATCTCATTCAGTTCACCTGGGGAAGTAACGACGGAAGTATTAGAACCTGCGAAGTTACAACTGTCATTGTCTTTTACGGCGTTCTACCGACCTGACCTACTAGAACTCCTTGATGAAGGGCCGAAAGTCGATACGCCTGCACCTGCAGACAAATCGAATCCACTCCCTTCAAATGAAATTATCGAGGATGGAGAAGTGGTTGCTATAGAACCTGCCTCAACAATAACTGAAACAGTTGAGGCGTCGATTGAAGCCAGTTCAGTTACACAAGCTCCTACTACAAAACCGGTGACCAAGATTGCAACAGCACAATCTACTAAAGTTGTAGCAAAAGTACAACCAAAACAAAAATATAAAACATACACAGTAAAACCTGGAGACACTCTATTTTCCATTTCGATGCAACACTATGGAACTCGATTAGGTGAAGAGAAAATCAAAGTAGCCAATGACTTACCTTCGAATAAAGTAATGGTCAATGAAACATTAATCATTCCATATTAA
- a CDS encoding prepilin peptidase, protein MEILYITLFFIYGLIFGSFFNVVGLRVPKNESIVNPPSHCTVCDRRLTFKDLVPVFSFIFLKGKCRVCGTKINWIYPVMELTTGILFAFAYWKIGFSLELIVAILFVSMLVIITVSDLAYMLIPDKVLLFFGILLIIARVFSPLDPWWDSILGAAGGFGLLLLIAILSKGGMGGGDIKLFAVIGLVLGIIPTLLTLFLAAFIGAIVGVIHLRRSKQGRKTPVPFGPSIALAAIIVYFYGTFILDWYMNLLF, encoded by the coding sequence ATGGAGATTCTTTATATAACTTTATTTTTTATCTACGGTCTTATATTCGGTTCATTCTTTAATGTTGTCGGCTTACGCGTTCCGAAAAATGAATCTATCGTAAACCCACCTTCACATTGCACGGTATGTGATCGTCGCTTAACATTCAAAGATTTAGTTCCCGTCTTTTCGTTCATTTTCTTAAAAGGAAAATGTCGAGTTTGCGGTACAAAAATTAATTGGATATATCCGGTAATGGAACTGACAACTGGTATATTATTCGCATTCGCCTACTGGAAGATTGGTTTTTCACTGGAACTAATTGTGGCTATCTTATTTGTTTCTATGTTAGTGATTATCACGGTGTCTGATTTAGCGTATATGCTGATTCCCGACAAAGTTCTTTTATTCTTCGGCATTTTACTTATTATCGCGCGCGTTTTCTCGCCTCTAGATCCTTGGTGGGATAGTATACTAGGTGCTGCTGGTGGGTTTGGACTATTGTTATTAATTGCGATATTGTCGAAAGGGGGCATGGGTGGAGGAGACATTAAATTGTTCGCCGTTATCGGACTCGTGCTCGGAATTATTCCCACTCTGCTCACGCTTTTTTTAGCGGCATTCATTGGAGCCATTGTAGGTGTCATTCATTTAAGACGTTCAAAACAAGGACGTAAAACACCAGTGCCTTTTGGTCCGTCGATCGCACTTGCTGCAATCATTGTTTATTTTTATGGAACATTTATCCTCGACTGGTATATGAATTTGTTATTTTAA
- a CDS encoding Maf family protein: MKTIEVDEQAVFGSSPSELVSNIAIEKGFRVADRNQHAIVISADTMVFIDDKPLGKPENATEAKKHLRKLSGRTHTVITAVALFFDDICGVFCEKTKVTFYALSEEWIHDYVASGDCYDKAGGYGIQTAGSLMVEHISGDYNNVVGLPVAELYREMKRLQLIEFATTGARNDN; this comes from the coding sequence GTGAAGACCATAGAGGTTGATGAGCAAGCGGTCTTTGGCAGTTCACCTTCTGAGTTAGTAAGTAACATCGCCATAGAAAAAGGGTTTCGAGTGGCCGACCGCAATCAACATGCTATTGTCATCAGTGCTGATACGATGGTATTTATAGATGATAAGCCACTAGGGAAACCAGAGAATGCCACGGAAGCGAAAAAACATTTGCGTAAATTATCAGGTCGCACGCATACGGTCATAACAGCTGTAGCTTTGTTTTTTGATGATATATGTGGTGTGTTCTGTGAGAAAACGAAAGTGACATTTTACGCGCTTTCAGAGGAATGGATTCATGATTATGTGGCAAGTGGGGATTGTTATGATAAGGCAGGCGGCTACGGCATCCAAACGGCAGGCTCATTAATGGTTGAACATATTAGTGGCGATTACAACAATGTCGTTGGTTTACCAGTTGCAGAACTGTATCGTGAAATGAAACGTTTGCAGCTAATTGAGTTCGCGACAACGGGAGCACGCAATGATAACTGA
- the radC gene encoding RadC family protein, whose protein sequence is MITEVKPTLMIREIPPADRPRERLMNQGAAALSNQELIAILLRTGTKQESVLHLANRVLTFFEQLHELKNATIEEIMSVKGIGEAKAIQLLAAVELGRRLAQQQTDVKFTVRSPKDAAAYLMADMTSLKQENFVVLFMNVKNQILHKHTIFIGSLNASIVHPREVFREAVKRSAASIICAHNHPSGNPAPSPEDIEVTKRLQEAGQIMGIELLDHGARCS, encoded by the coding sequence ATGATAACTGAAGTAAAACCAACACTCATGATACGAGAAATTCCTCCTGCAGACCGGCCGCGCGAACGTTTAATGAACCAAGGTGCTGCCGCCCTGTCAAATCAGGAGTTGATTGCTATTTTGCTGAGGACGGGTACAAAACAAGAATCCGTCCTACATTTAGCGAATCGCGTATTAACGTTTTTTGAACAACTTCATGAGTTAAAAAACGCGACAATCGAAGAAATTATGTCGGTAAAAGGGATTGGGGAGGCGAAGGCTATTCAATTGCTTGCTGCAGTTGAACTAGGACGACGTTTAGCTCAGCAACAAACGGATGTTAAATTCACCGTGCGTTCACCAAAAGATGCAGCTGCATATTTAATGGCAGATATGACATCTTTAAAACAAGAAAATTTCGTTGTATTATTCATGAATGTAAAAAATCAAATTTTACACAAACATACCATTTTTATTGGCAGTTTAAATGCCAGCATTGTGCATCCTCGCGAAGTGTTTAGAGAAGCAGTCAAGCGTTCTGCCGCCTCGATAATTTGTGCACATAATCACCCGTCGGGAAACCCAGCACCTTCCCCTGAAGACATCGAAGTAACAAAGAGATTACAAGAGGCAGGACAAATAATGGGAATCGAATTACTCGATCATGGTGCGCGCTGTTCCTAG
- a CDS encoding reverse transcriptase domain-containing protein — protein sequence MVQECVRLIMEPILEAHFFQHSYGFRPMRDSSMASTRTTDIVHNTGHYWIIEGDISKFFDCVNHTILIKKLWNMGIRDRRVLMVVKSMLKAGIMDELKENPIGTPQGGIISPLLANAYLHSFDQWVTREWENKKTDYPYAQKSKQYYRLRKTTRLKETYLVRYADNWVLITSSRRNAEKWKYRITKYLKERLKLTLSEEKTLITDIRRRPIKFLGYEIKAIKGKAKNGHILVSKPNQQRLNEKVNEIHKTIKKIKGATKKDDLIHWINLINSKIRGLIQYYESTTKVNVYMAKYADKLHYAAYLKLRRHGGYKLPAKLADNLRSAHDHYQTKIPVIEYNGLKFGVTRLDFCKWQTAKNKSPSETPYT from the coding sequence ATTGTACAAGAGTGTGTCAGACTAATTATGGAGCCAATTCTCGAAGCACACTTCTTTCAACATTCATATGGTTTTAGACCGATGAGGGATTCCAGCATGGCATCCACACGAACAACTGATATTGTCCATAACACGGGACATTATTGGATAATTGAAGGAGACATCAGTAAATTCTTTGATTGTGTCAATCACACGATTCTTATAAAAAAGTTATGGAATATGGGAATTCGGGATAGACGTGTTCTAATGGTTGTTAAGTCGATGTTAAAAGCAGGAATCATGGATGAACTGAAAGAAAATCCAATTGGTACACCGCAGGGGGGAATTATTTCTCCATTACTAGCAAATGCTTATTTACATTCATTTGACCAATGGGTAACGAGAGAGTGGGAAAATAAAAAGACAGACTATCCTTATGCACAAAAATCTAAGCAATACTATAGATTGCGGAAAACAACAAGATTGAAAGAAACGTATCTTGTTCGATACGCAGATAATTGGGTACTTATCACAAGTTCAAGGCGTAATGCGGAAAAGTGGAAATACAGAATCACAAAATATCTAAAAGAGCGATTAAAATTAACATTATCAGAAGAAAAAACGCTCATCACAGATATAAGAAGACGACCTATAAAATTTCTAGGCTATGAAATCAAGGCAATTAAAGGCAAGGCAAAGAATGGACATATTTTGGTCAGTAAGCCAAATCAACAACGATTAAATGAAAAAGTAAATGAGATTCATAAAACGATTAAGAAAATCAAAGGTGCCACAAAAAAAGATGATTTAATTCACTGGATTAATCTCATCAACTCGAAAATTAGAGGGTTGATTCAATATTATGAATCGACAACAAAAGTAAACGTGTACATGGCTAAATATGCAGATAAGCTACACTATGCAGCATATTTAAAGCTAAGGAGGCATGGCGGGTATAAATTGCCTGCGAAACTTGCGGATAACCTTCGCTCCGCTCATGATCACTATCAAACGAAAATCCCGGTGATTGAATATAACGGCCTGAAATTCGGTGTAACAAGATTAGATTTCTGTAAATGGCAAACGGCAAAAAATAAAAGTCCATCAGAGACTCCTTATACCTAA